In the Methanobacterium sp. genome, TGCAAATACCAATGAAATAGTGGTTAAAAAGTATATGGAAGATAATGACATATATTTCCACTCAGATATACATGGAGCACCTTCTGTTGTGGTAAAAAGTGAAGGTAGGGAAATTCCAGAAACAACAATTGAAGAGGCAGCTTCGTTTGCAGCATCATATTCAAGTGCATGGTCAAAAGGATTTGGATCACAGGATGTGTACTGGGTTTGCCCAGATCAGGTTTCAAAGACCCCCCAATCTGGAGAATTCGTTCCTAAAGGGGCGTTTATTATAAGGGGAAGTAGAAATTATATCCGGGCAGCAACACTTTTAATTGCAGTGGGTGTGGTGGATTATGAAGGGGAGAGAATAATGGCCGGTCCTCTGGATGCTCTTAAAAAATATACTGATAAATACATCATCATTAAACCGGGTTATACAAAAAAAGAAGCACTTTCAAGGGAAATATTAAGGAAAATTGATGAAGAAGGTGTTTTCACGCTTGAAGACATGATAAGGGTTCTACCCTCTGGTAAAGCAGATATTGTTGATGAGAGAACAATTAAAAGAAGATGAATTCATTCATTTTTAAAGGTTAACCTGAAAAAAGCGCCGTCCATATTTTTAAGTTCAACTTCGCCGTTTAACTGGCCTTTCAAGCTATTTACAAGACGTAACCCTAAAGTTTCAGTATTTTCAATATCTAAATCTTCAGGATAACCTGTGCCATTGTCAGATACTATCATTTCATACTCATCTTCTGTATAACGGAAACTTATACTGATTTTACCCTTTTTAACAGTATTTAATTCGTTTGCAGATGTTTTATAGTGGAATTCATGGGTTTTCACATTTTTGAATGCGTGCTTTATGGAATTGGTTATGAGTTCATTGATAATCAGACCACAGGGAAGCGCCTTATTAATATCCAGCAATACGTTATCTACATCTACTTCAAGGTCTATCAGTGGGCTGATATCGTATGAACGGCAAAGATCTGATGCCAGCTTTGGAATGTAATCTGCAAAATTTATTTTTGAAATATCTTTGGATTGATAAAGCTTTTCATGAATCAGTGCAATTGACTTAACACGGTTTTGAATTTCTTTAAAAGCATCATATACTTTTTTATCGTCTATACCATTTGACTGGAGATTTATAAGAGAACTTATTATCTGTAAATTATTTTTAACCCGGTGATGAATCTCTCGAAGCAGAACCTCTTTCTCTTCAAGAGACTTTCTTATTTCATCTTCTGCCTTTCTCTGCTCAGTTATATCTACAAGAGTTTCTACAGCACCAATAACTTCGTTTTTAGAGTTTTTAATGGCTGCTGCAGTGAAATGTAACCATTTCCCCCTATTTCCAAGAGAGGGAAAGAAATCTATAGCTTCATATGCATCCTCTAAAATTCTGGATCTTTTATACTTATTTCCAAAATACCTGGGGATATCTTTATAACGTTTATCTACTAAAAGGTCACACATAGAGGGCCTTTCATAATCATAAAATGCCTGCCACTGATTTTTAGTGCCGACAATTTCTCCTGCAGGAATATTACTCTGTATCTCCAGTGCCCTGTTCCAGTAAATTACATTATGCTCATTATCAATTACAAACTGGGGAACTGGAGAAAAATGTATGATTTCCTTTAATTTTTTTTCACTTTCCTGTAATGCTTCTTCTAATTCCTTTCTTCTTATAATTTCTATTTTTAATTCTTCATTGGCTTCTTGAAGTTCCCTTGTTCTTTCTTTAACTTTATTTTCTAATTTCAGGTGTGCCTGAATTAATGATTCTTCTGCTTTTTTTCGTTCAGCCTTTTCTTCTGCCTCTTTTAAAGCTCGATGAATTGCAGGTGCCAGTTTTGAAAGATTATTTTTAAAGATGTAATCTGTTGCACCTGTTTTAAGCATTTCCACGGCAAATTCTTCCCCAATTTTACCGCTTACAAAAAAGAAGGGAGTATCTGGAGACTTTTCTTTAGCAATTTTAAGTGCTGAAACACCATCAAAGGAGGGGAGTGAATGATCTGCAAGTATTAAATCAGGTTTATATTCATCAAGCGCCTTTAAGAAATCTTCTTCTTTTTCAACGACATTTGAAGAAAATTTTAATCCATCACGGCGCAGTTCATATTCAATTAACTCTGCATCAAATGAAACGTCTTCAAGTATCAGTATTTTAAGTTTTCCCTGCATTTAAATCTCCATTATTCCGGGGATTTATTCAGTAACATCCAGTATAATCCAAGTGTTGAGACAGCTTCCCTAAATTCATCAAACTCCACAGGTTTGCTGACATAGCTGTTTACGCCAAGGTTATAACTTTCTACAATATCTTCGTCTTCTTTAGATGATGTTAAAACAACAATGGGTATTTTATTTGTTCTCTCATCCCTTTTAATTTTGCGTATAACTTCTAACCCGTCTACTTTGGGCATTCTTAAATCAAGAAGAATTAATTTAGGGAAATCATCAATTTCCCTTTCAGAGTATCTGCCTGTTGCAAAGACAAACTCAAGTGCTTCTTCTCCATCTTTAACCCAGACTAAATTGTTAGCAAGATTTTTTCTCTTTAAAGCCCTGATTGTAAGCTCAGCATCAGTTTCGTTGTCCTCTACAAGTAGCACTTCAATTTCGTTAAAACCCATTTTCTTCATCCCTTATTTTATGTGTGGGAATAGAAAAATAAAATGTTGCTCCTTTATCTGGTTCTCCTTCTCCCCAGACCGTCCCACCATGTCTTCTAATCACTCTTTGAACAATGGAAAGTCCAACACCTGTTCCTTCAAATTCATCTGCACCATGTAACCTCTGGAATAAGCCGAAGAGCTTATCTTTGTATTTCATGTCAAAGCCCACACCATTGTCCTTCACAAAATATGTGGTTTCATTTTTTCCATTTTTTGCACCTACTTCAATTATTCTTTCATCCTCTGGCTCTGTAAACTTAAATGAATTGGAAATAAGGTTACTGAAGACCTGTTGGAGCAGTGCCAGGTCTCCATAAGCTGGAGGAATATGTTCCAATTTCAGGTGCACATTTTGAGATTGTGATGATGATTTCTGTTCTTCAAACACTCTTTTTACAAGTTCTTCCATATCTACGTCTCTAAATTTCATTTCCTGACGGCTTGCACGGGATAATAAAAGGATATCATCAATAAGCTGTCCCATCTT is a window encoding:
- a CDS encoding histidine kinase dimerization/phosphoacceptor domain -containing protein translates to MQGKLKILILEDVSFDAELIEYELRRDGLKFSSNVVEKEEDFLKALDEYKPDLILADHSLPSFDGVSALKIAKEKSPDTPFFFVSGKIGEEFAVEMLKTGATDYIFKNNLSKLAPAIHRALKEAEEKAERKKAEESLIQAHLKLENKVKERTRELQEANEELKIEIIRRKELEEALQESEKKLKEIIHFSPVPQFVIDNEHNVIYWNRALEIQSNIPAGEIVGTKNQWQAFYDYERPSMCDLLVDKRYKDIPRYFGNKYKRSRILEDAYEAIDFFPSLGNRGKWLHFTAAAIKNSKNEVIGAVETLVDITEQRKAEDEIRKSLEEKEVLLREIHHRVKNNLQIISSLINLQSNGIDDKKVYDAFKEIQNRVKSIALIHEKLYQSKDISKINFADYIPKLASDLCRSYDISPLIDLEVDVDNVLLDINKALPCGLIINELITNSIKHAFKNVKTHEFHYKTSANELNTVKKGKISISFRYTEDEYEMIVSDNGTGYPEDLDIENTETLGLRLVNSLKGQLNGEVELKNMDGAFFRLTFKNE
- a CDS encoding response regulator is translated as MGFNEIEVLLVEDNETDAELTIRALKRKNLANNLVWVKDGEEALEFVFATGRYSEREIDDFPKLILLDLRMPKVDGLEVIRKIKRDERTNKIPIVVLTSSKEDEDIVESYNLGVNSYVSKPVEFDEFREAVSTLGLYWMLLNKSPE
- a CDS encoding ATP-binding protein, with the protein product MRAFHEFGQGNKAWLAPAILIGLVIFILLISLGLRGIITEDYFRVLMVLLIVIMVAFLFERIEKVRILNKMNEKLKKRTEKLKDANEELEAFAYSVSHDLRIPLRAIDGFSRILMEDYEDELDSEGKRLLNIIRENTHKMGQLIDDILLLSRASRQEMKFRDVDMEELVKRVFEEQKSSSQSQNVHLKLEHIPPAYGDLALLQQVFSNLISNSFKFTEPEDERIIEVGAKNGKNETTYFVKDNGVGFDMKYKDKLFGLFQRLHGADEFEGTGVGLSIVQRVIRRHGGTVWGEGEPDKGATFYFSIPTHKIRDEENGF